The following are from one region of the Leptospira yasudae genome:
- a CDS encoding LA_3696 family protein — protein sequence MLANYQDENENFDVLWVHSIPDKLEEILGVDGTDQFVTFLNSTLTKFRGNMLTHASDRFEGRLKEDHLSLKNELALWKNELKEEFADFRKEVNESNYQFRFSMRAELDRFKETMRIEFNLFKEAVRTEIHAFKDEIRSNLNDHRFETKIELNQIRLDISSFKTEVKGDIADLHKTIAIQTRWILAGMLGIGSFLLAVAKMF from the coding sequence ATGCTTGCTAACTACCAGGACGAGAACGAAAATTTTGACGTGCTCTGGGTTCATTCGATTCCGGATAAGTTGGAAGAAATCCTGGGGGTCGACGGCACGGATCAATTCGTAACGTTTCTGAATTCTACTCTAACAAAATTCCGAGGTAATATGCTGACTCATGCATCCGATCGATTTGAAGGAAGACTCAAAGAGGATCATCTTTCCTTGAAGAACGAACTTGCTCTCTGGAAAAATGAGCTCAAGGAAGAATTTGCCGACTTTCGAAAAGAGGTCAACGAATCCAATTATCAATTTCGTTTTAGCATGAGAGCCGAATTGGATCGGTTCAAAGAAACGATGCGAATTGAGTTCAATCTGTTCAAAGAAGCTGTGCGAACCGAGATACACGCGTTCAAAGACGAAATACGAAGCAACCTCAATGATCACCGTTTCGAAACAAAAATCGAACTGAATCAAATCCGCTTAGATATCAGCTCTTTCAAAACCGAAGTGAAAGGCGATATCGCTGATCTTCATAAAACGATCGCGATTCAAACTCGTTGGATTTTAGCGGGGATGCTTGGAATTGGAAGTTTTCTATTGGCCGTTGCAAAAATGTTCTAA
- a CDS encoding peptidoglycan recognition protein family protein — protein MKTALVTPFLFLIFVLQCASPATQQEASAQPQPSKILPLFTLGLSKESLETIGKKRWSFRVKSILLHHTNGLKAEEYLEKSKSSGWMVHFLVLENGSVYGVEDPSKILYRAAPGMDETTIHVSWEGANEAILKNESQLNALSELIGGLAKEYSIPLNNHDIASGKGIFTHTQSKKKFGRFLDTGECGSEKVLSALLAKTQGKFFPETEWKDRFIPGWVLRKEKFVDSSGKKIIQTYTRGRGTTPAPSIELGSIEKTSDGKAPEEKRLRYNHRGTIRPECIVLHYTAIPDYQRTLEVLEKRNLSATFLADQDGKVYQLLDSILDTAAAATGTNANCFQVEIVGKDTDMLLANREQTKAVARLVKELSEKYKIPLNNERVESLRGVYSHTQAKKKWGGSIHLDGKDFDPGEPYMKAVIEQVGGTFYSEENWFERQSNDWILLFTSFQP, from the coding sequence ATGAAAACTGCACTCGTTACTCCGTTCTTATTTTTGATATTCGTTCTTCAATGTGCTTCTCCTGCGACACAACAGGAAGCTTCCGCACAACCGCAGCCGAGCAAAATTCTTCCGCTTTTCACGCTGGGATTAAGCAAAGAATCCTTGGAGACTATCGGCAAAAAACGCTGGTCCTTCCGGGTAAAATCGATTCTTCTCCATCACACCAACGGACTCAAAGCGGAAGAATATTTGGAAAAAAGCAAAAGCTCCGGCTGGATGGTTCACTTTCTCGTCCTGGAAAACGGAAGCGTCTACGGAGTCGAAGATCCTTCCAAAATTCTTTACAGAGCCGCGCCGGGCATGGACGAAACTACGATTCATGTTTCTTGGGAAGGTGCAAACGAGGCAATCCTCAAAAACGAATCCCAACTCAACGCGTTATCCGAATTGATCGGAGGTTTAGCGAAAGAATATTCCATTCCTCTAAACAACCACGACATCGCTTCGGGCAAAGGAATCTTCACGCATACGCAAAGCAAAAAGAAGTTCGGCAGATTTTTGGATACGGGAGAATGCGGCAGTGAAAAGGTTTTGTCCGCGCTTCTCGCAAAAACGCAGGGGAAATTCTTTCCTGAAACCGAATGGAAGGATCGATTTATTCCGGGTTGGGTTTTACGAAAAGAGAAGTTCGTGGATTCTTCCGGCAAAAAAATCATACAGACATACACCCGCGGAAGAGGGACTACCCCCGCCCCGTCGATCGAGCTCGGTTCGATCGAAAAAACTTCGGACGGAAAAGCTCCCGAAGAAAAAAGACTTCGTTACAACCACAGAGGCACGATCCGTCCGGAGTGCATCGTTCTTCATTACACCGCGATCCCCGATTATCAAAGGACATTGGAAGTATTAGAAAAACGGAATCTATCCGCGACCTTTCTCGCCGATCAGGACGGAAAGGTCTATCAACTTCTGGATTCCATTCTGGATACGGCAGCAGCCGCGACGGGAACGAACGCGAATTGTTTTCAAGTGGAGATCGTGGGCAAGGACACAGACATGCTTCTTGCCAATCGCGAACAAACCAAAGCGGTCGCGCGCTTGGTTAAGGAATTATCCGAAAAGTACAAGATCCCTCTCAACAACGAAAGAGTGGAATCATTGCGCGGCGTATATTCCCATACGCAAGCGAAGAAGAAATGGGGCGGCTCGATCCATCTCGACGGAAAAGACTTTGATCCCGGCGAACCTTATATGAAAGCGGTGATCGAGCAAGTCGGTGGAACGTTTTATTCGGAAGAAAACTGGTTCGAAAGACAGAGCAACGACTGGATTCTCTTATTCACTTCTTTTCAGCCGTAA
- the amt gene encoding ammonium transporter: protein MKKLFKNYYRTIRIVLTLFLGIDLPLFADSPAQELAKSVDPLWIIVCAALVFFMQAGFLMLETGLSRLKNTINVAVKNLMDYIVGTIVFFCVGFGLMFGISEQGRFGTNLFFLEGLVSGKEFAFFLFQVAFMGTAATIVSGAVAERIKFSAYLVVSIVVSAVIYPIFGHWTWGGGWIAQIGFVDFAGSTVVHSLGGWISLAGIILLGARKDKFKEDGTPRKIQGHNLTFSVLGVFILWFGWFGFNGGSALSFTEQVPLIILNTSLAGSAGGIVAISVSWLFYKIASVEDCMNGVLGGLVAVTAGCHEIAPSGALLIGGIAGSSVVLTSWILEKVFRLDDVVGAFPVHGVCGIIGTLLLPVISKNPNIQIIPQLIGVITCAAWAFGLGLILFWILKISMGIRVKEEYEDKGLNVAEHGAGSSWIDLIHSLKDLSKGGGDLTKKIHVDAGTEAGAIAYLMNQYLNNLGKMIYTIKEKSGELENSASEISSAWGHMSHGIQQQAASLEEVTSIFDSFRESFQRISTSATEQKEIEKNAKELLNELVYGFRKFDSDLKASSERSEASVKTIDLSRRELNHLESDINDIGTSAKKVEGLVKLLNDISAKLGMLSINASIEAARSGTSGKGFGVVAEEINKLASGTQESTKKAAEILGEIQTAVFRGKATVGNTVDFFKNLTEEFRTLAHTNITIRESSSRYSDLIGDLDRLNSSIAAQSEVIMSNIGERSSEIGGLYQSVEFINGAFHEISAQSEELSATGEFLKQLAGILNSLVRNFRVEKDVSQDLIPG from the coding sequence ATGAAAAAACTCTTCAAAAATTATTACCGGACGATTCGCATCGTCTTAACTCTCTTTTTAGGAATCGACCTACCGCTGTTCGCCGATTCTCCCGCGCAGGAACTCGCAAAATCGGTGGACCCGCTTTGGATCATCGTCTGTGCCGCGTTAGTTTTCTTTATGCAGGCGGGTTTTCTGATGCTTGAAACGGGACTTTCACGGCTCAAAAACACGATCAACGTCGCTGTCAAAAACTTAATGGATTATATCGTCGGAACAATCGTATTTTTCTGCGTCGGTTTCGGATTGATGTTCGGGATTTCGGAACAGGGCCGTTTCGGAACGAACCTATTTTTTCTGGAAGGTCTCGTTTCCGGAAAAGAATTCGCATTCTTTTTATTTCAAGTCGCGTTTATGGGAACCGCCGCCACGATCGTTTCCGGTGCGGTTGCGGAACGTATTAAATTTTCTGCATATTTAGTCGTTTCCATCGTCGTGTCCGCCGTAATCTATCCGATTTTCGGCCATTGGACCTGGGGCGGAGGATGGATTGCACAAATCGGATTCGTGGACTTTGCCGGTTCTACCGTCGTACACTCGTTAGGCGGCTGGATTTCCTTGGCGGGAATCATCCTTCTCGGAGCGAGAAAGGACAAGTTCAAGGAAGACGGAACACCGCGCAAAATCCAAGGACACAATCTTACGTTTTCGGTTTTAGGGGTTTTTATCCTTTGGTTCGGCTGGTTCGGATTCAACGGAGGAAGCGCGCTTTCATTTACGGAACAAGTTCCTCTGATCATTCTCAACACAAGCCTTGCCGGAAGCGCGGGAGGCATCGTCGCCATCAGCGTTTCCTGGCTCTTTTATAAGATCGCGTCCGTGGAAGATTGTATGAACGGCGTTCTCGGCGGACTTGTTGCGGTCACGGCGGGTTGTCACGAAATTGCGCCTTCGGGCGCGCTTCTTATCGGAGGAATCGCTGGAAGTTCCGTGGTATTGACTTCTTGGATTTTGGAAAAAGTGTTCCGTCTCGACGACGTGGTCGGGGCGTTTCCCGTTCACGGAGTCTGCGGAATCATAGGAACCTTATTGCTTCCCGTTATATCAAAAAATCCTAATATTCAAATAATCCCGCAGTTGATCGGAGTAATTACCTGCGCCGCTTGGGCCTTCGGACTAGGGTTGATTCTTTTCTGGATCTTGAAAATCTCCATGGGAATCCGCGTAAAGGAAGAATACGAAGATAAAGGTTTGAACGTAGCCGAACACGGAGCCGGTTCGAGCTGGATCGATCTCATCCATTCGCTCAAGGATTTGTCCAAAGGCGGAGGCGACCTCACGAAAAAAATCCACGTGGATGCGGGAACCGAAGCCGGAGCCATCGCGTATTTGATGAACCAATATCTCAACAATCTCGGAAAGATGATCTATACGATTAAGGAAAAATCCGGGGAGCTCGAAAATTCCGCTTCCGAAATCTCCTCCGCATGGGGACACATGAGCCATGGAATCCAGCAACAAGCCGCGAGCCTGGAGGAAGTCACATCCATTTTCGATTCGTTCCGAGAATCCTTTCAAAGGATCTCCACTTCGGCGACGGAACAAAAGGAAATCGAGAAAAACGCAAAGGAATTGTTAAACGAACTCGTTTACGGATTTAGAAAGTTCGATTCCGATTTGAAAGCGAGTTCCGAAAGATCGGAAGCCTCGGTCAAAACGATCGATCTCAGCAGAAGGGAACTCAACCATCTCGAATCCGATATCAACGACATCGGAACTTCGGCAAAAAAAGTGGAAGGCCTCGTCAAACTTCTCAACGACATATCCGCAAAACTCGGAATGCTTTCGATCAACGCATCGATCGAAGCGGCTCGTTCCGGAACCTCGGGGAAGGGGTTCGGAGTCGTCGCGGAGGAAATCAACAAACTCGCTTCCGGCACGCAGGAAAGCACGAAAAAAGCCGCCGAGATCCTCGGAGAAATCCAAACCGCAGTTTTCAGGGGAAAGGCGACGGTCGGCAACACGGTGGATTTTTTCAAAAACCTAACGGAAGAATTCAGAACATTAGCACATACGAATATTACAATTCGCGAAAGCAGTTCCCGTTATTCCGATCTGATCGGGGATCTGGATCGGCTCAACTCGTCGATCGCGGCTCAGAGCGAAGTCATCATGTCGAACATCGGGGAACGTTCCTCGGAAATCGGAGGCTTGTATCAATCCGTCGAGTTCATCAACGGAGCGTTTCATGAAATTTCGGCGCAATCGGAAGAATTGTCCGCCACAGGAGAATTTTTAAAACAACTCGCGGGAATTCTCAACTCTCTTGTTCGAAACTTCCGCGTCGAAAAGGACGTGTCCCAGGATTTAATCCCGGGCTGA
- a CDS encoding iron-containing alcohol dehydrogenase, with amino-acid sequence MEEPTPKPLSGSGKVVNFGLYKIKKALREEGFEVVEKPDGKISLVIRVGKEKQR; translated from the coding sequence ATGGAAGAACCCACTCCAAAACCTCTTTCCGGTTCCGGCAAGGTCGTAAATTTCGGACTTTATAAGATCAAAAAAGCCCTGCGTGAAGAAGGCTTCGAGGTCGTGGAAAAACCGGACGGGAAAATCTCCCTCGTGATCCGGGTCGGCAAGGAAAAACAACGTTAG
- a CDS encoding tetratricopeptide repeat protein, whose product MLPIVANQKVLSGSFFSPYLRFAFILSLILTLVDCSVYRRWFPKEDLFLKSLNLPEWVLESNIKLRVLSGLQDLPNPEDSLPEDEIATFENRARRILATSPQAMKDLFEATGCIDGSKLAGIRANRITEREEDIWYGICQNGKEDAIIFRLFQMGNTDLYRKYEKETIPAWEEARKLASNNPDRAVRLANQVIEMEPAHPAARKLLGQLYLKGGYCRGSIRNYRLYLRVMPLAGDKWKIHEKLTEKCGEFLKPEPKREEEVELPDSDPDAM is encoded by the coding sequence ATGTTACCTATTGTGGCAAATCAAAAAGTCCTCTCAGGATCGTTTTTCTCCCCTTATCTGCGTTTTGCATTCATTCTTAGTTTGATTCTCACTCTGGTCGACTGTTCGGTTTATCGCAGATGGTTTCCGAAAGAAGATCTGTTTTTAAAATCCCTCAATTTACCGGAATGGGTTTTGGAATCCAACATCAAACTCCGGGTGTTGTCGGGTTTGCAGGATCTTCCCAACCCTGAGGATTCTTTGCCTGAAGACGAGATCGCAACGTTTGAAAACAGGGCGAGAAGAATCTTGGCGACTTCTCCGCAAGCGATGAAGGATTTATTCGAAGCCACGGGTTGTATCGACGGTTCCAAACTTGCGGGAATCCGAGCCAATCGAATCACCGAACGGGAAGAGGATATTTGGTACGGAATTTGTCAGAACGGAAAAGAAGACGCGATCATCTTCCGTTTATTCCAAATGGGCAACACGGACCTTTATCGAAAATACGAAAAGGAAACGATTCCCGCTTGGGAAGAAGCGAGAAAGCTTGCGTCCAACAATCCGGACCGCGCCGTACGTCTCGCCAATCAAGTCATCGAAATGGAACCAGCGCATCCCGCAGCAAGAAAGCTTCTCGGTCAATTGTATTTGAAGGGCGGTTATTGCAGAGGATCGATTCGAAATTATCGATTGTATCTCCGAGTGATGCCTCTCGCAGGGGACAAATGGAAGATCCACGAAAAGCTTACGGAAAAATGCGGTGAGTTTTTAAAACCGGAACCCAAACGAGAAGAAGAAGTGGAACTTCCGGACTCCGATCCGGACGCGATGTAA